One Tomitella gaofuii DNA segment encodes these proteins:
- a CDS encoding cobalamin biosynthesis protein CobG produces MSVNHAVQAPARLCHYVPVLPPPPRSGAADRCPGLLRPHHADDGALVRLRVPGGALTAEMFAALRSVSDEFGDGRIHLTSRANVQLRALPTGPDGQLPGRIVDVLRTAGLLPSPRHERVRNIVCSPLSGIAGGRADVRGLAGALDRTLCADPGLAALPGRFLFGIDDGRGDVAGMGCDVLALAETPGRARIVAGDLAGPAVPLHAVPGALIALARGFAGAADGRWRVRELPRRGAELLDGHATGTLPYAPAPAMAYGALPGGALSVLAPLGVLTPEQGDALAAAAGGDGTLIVTPWRGIVVVPQEAPRCGALARLADSGLATTADSPWTRVTACVGAPGCAKSAGDTHAAARAAAAGPPGQVSSGPFQTLPAHVTLPVHVVGCPRACGAPRGPHTLLQLGSRK; encoded by the coding sequence ATGAGCGTAAACCACGCCGTCCAGGCGCCTGCACGCCTGTGCCACTATGTGCCGGTGCTCCCTCCCCCTCCCCGGTCCGGCGCGGCCGACCGCTGCCCCGGACTGCTGCGCCCGCACCACGCCGACGACGGCGCGCTGGTGCGGCTGCGCGTGCCCGGGGGTGCGCTCACCGCAGAGATGTTCGCAGCTTTGCGAAGCGTTTCCGACGAGTTCGGCGATGGACGGATTCACCTCACTTCGCGCGCCAACGTGCAGTTGAGAGCCTTGCCGACCGGCCCCGACGGTCAGCTGCCCGGTCGGATCGTCGACGTTCTGCGAACGGCGGGTCTGCTGCCCTCGCCGCGCCACGAGCGGGTGCGCAACATCGTCTGCTCGCCCCTGTCCGGGATCGCCGGCGGCCGCGCGGACGTGCGCGGGCTCGCCGGCGCACTCGACCGCACCCTGTGCGCGGACCCCGGGCTGGCCGCGCTGCCGGGGCGTTTCCTGTTCGGCATCGACGACGGCCGCGGCGACGTCGCGGGGATGGGCTGCGACGTTCTCGCGCTCGCCGAAACTCCCGGGCGCGCCCGCATCGTCGCCGGCGACCTGGCGGGCCCGGCCGTGCCGTTGCACGCGGTGCCCGGCGCGCTCATCGCCCTCGCACGGGGATTCGCCGGTGCCGCCGACGGGCGCTGGCGGGTGCGCGAACTCCCCCGCCGCGGGGCGGAACTCCTCGACGGTCACGCCACCGGAACACTGCCGTACGCCCCCGCGCCCGCGATGGCGTACGGTGCGCTTCCCGGCGGGGCGCTGTCGGTGCTGGCGCCGCTGGGCGTGCTCACCCCGGAGCAGGGCGACGCGCTCGCCGCTGCGGCCGGCGGCGACGGAACGCTCATCGTCACGCCATGGCGCGGGATCGTCGTGGTGCCGCAGGAGGCCCCCCGGTGCGGCGCGCTCGCCCGGCTCGCCGACTCCGGCCTGGCGACCACGGCCGACTCCCCGTGGACCCGGGTCACCGCGTGTGTCGGCGCCCCCGGCTGCGCCAAGTCCGCCGGCGACACCCACGCGGCCGCCCGGGCCGCGGCCGCCGGCCCGCCCGGCCAGGTCTCATCCGGCCCCTTCCAGACCCTCCCAGCCCACGTCACCCTCCCCGTCCACGTCGTCGGCTGCCCCCGCGCATGCGGCGCACCGCGCGGCCCCCACACCCTCCTCCAGTTAGGGAGCAGAAAGTGA
- a CDS encoding precorrin-8X methylmutase: MTQSHVIRRPTRRYDYVADGAGIYARSFATIRAETDLRRIPADAEKVAVRMVHAAGQTDLTRDLDIAPGLVAAARSALRGGAPILCDAHMVASGITRKRLPAGNDVVCTLRDERVPPLAAEWGTTRSAAAVSLWADRLAGAVVAVGNAPTALFHLLELLDDGAPPPAAIVGIPVGFIGAAESKRALADHLAGIPYLTVHGRRGGSAMASAAVNALAQEEE, from the coding sequence GTGACCCAGTCCCACGTGATCCGGCGTCCCACCCGCAGGTACGACTACGTCGCCGACGGCGCCGGAATCTACGCGCGCTCGTTCGCCACCATCCGCGCGGAGACGGACCTGCGCCGCATCCCCGCCGACGCCGAGAAGGTGGCGGTGCGCATGGTGCACGCCGCCGGCCAGACCGACCTGACGCGCGACCTCGACATCGCGCCCGGCCTCGTCGCCGCCGCCCGCAGCGCCTTGCGCGGCGGCGCGCCGATCCTGTGCGACGCGCACATGGTGGCCTCCGGCATCACCCGGAAACGACTGCCCGCAGGCAACGACGTGGTGTGCACGCTGCGCGACGAGCGGGTGCCCCCGCTCGCGGCCGAGTGGGGCACCACGCGTTCCGCCGCCGCCGTTTCGCTGTGGGCGGATCGGCTCGCCGGCGCCGTCGTCGCCGTCGGCAACGCCCCCACCGCGCTGTTCCACCTGCTCGAGCTGCTCGACGACGGCGCCCCGCCGCCCGCCGCGATCGTCGGCATCCCCGTCGGCTTCATCGGCGCGGCCGAGTCCAAGCGCGCCCTCGCCGACCACCTCGCCGGGATCCCCTACCTGACGGTGCACGGCCGGCGCGGCGGCTCCGCGATGGCGTCCGCCGCGGTCAACGCACTCGCCCAGGAGGAAGAATGA
- a CDS encoding precorrin-2 C(20)-methyltransferase — MSRPGSAGLLYGVGVGPGDPELITRKAARIIAGADVVAYYSGTHGRSISRTIAGDLVPAGAIEEKLVYPVTTGTAAHPGGYEAAIAEFYDAAAARLAEHLAAGRTVAVLCEGDPMFYGSYMYLHDRLAGRFVAEVVPGVTSVSAASAAAAQPLVRRDDVLTVLPGTLPAPELARRLADTQGAAIMKLGRTFPAVRSALAQAGRLDGAVYVERASTGEQRIAPVRDVDPERVPYFSVVLTGGDDVRRAGEKGALTSGVAGTPQSRTVPAAAAPGPAELLVIGLGPAGDAWLTPEAAGALASVRHVVGYGPYVDRVPVRPGQQRHASGNTVELDRSRLALDLALAGESVAVVSGGDAGVFGMAAAVFEAAADPAYSAVPVRVLPGVSAFQAVAARAGAPMGGDFAVLSLSDRLKPWEVIERRLRAVSAADMALAIYNPASRSRTGQIARARAVLVDERGAATPVVVGRSVGRAGESLEVTTLGELDPAAIDMRCLLIVGSSATTVTPGGRVWTARSVPAGDRPRP; from the coding sequence ATGAGCCGCCCCGGCAGCGCAGGCCTGCTCTACGGCGTGGGGGTGGGCCCCGGCGACCCCGAGCTGATCACCCGCAAGGCCGCCCGGATCATCGCGGGCGCGGATGTCGTCGCCTACTATTCCGGCACCCACGGACGGTCCATCTCCCGCACCATCGCCGGCGACCTGGTGCCCGCCGGCGCCATCGAGGAGAAGCTCGTCTACCCGGTGACCACCGGCACCGCCGCGCACCCCGGCGGGTACGAGGCGGCGATCGCCGAGTTCTACGACGCCGCGGCCGCCAGGCTCGCGGAGCACCTGGCCGCCGGCCGCACGGTGGCCGTGCTCTGCGAGGGCGACCCGATGTTCTACGGCTCCTACATGTACCTGCACGACAGGCTGGCCGGCCGGTTCGTCGCCGAGGTGGTCCCGGGCGTGACCAGCGTGTCCGCCGCCTCCGCCGCGGCCGCGCAGCCGCTGGTGCGCCGCGACGACGTGCTCACGGTCCTGCCCGGCACCCTGCCCGCGCCCGAGCTGGCCCGCCGGCTGGCCGACACCCAGGGCGCCGCGATCATGAAGCTGGGGCGCACGTTCCCCGCGGTGCGCTCGGCGCTCGCGCAGGCGGGCCGGCTCGACGGCGCGGTGTATGTGGAGCGGGCGTCGACGGGAGAGCAGCGCATCGCACCCGTGCGCGACGTGGACCCGGAGCGGGTGCCGTACTTCTCCGTCGTCCTCACCGGTGGCGACGACGTGCGCAGGGCCGGGGAGAAGGGCGCGCTGACCTCCGGCGTCGCGGGCACCCCCCAGTCCCGCACGGTCCCGGCCGCCGCCGCACCCGGGCCCGCGGAACTGCTGGTCATCGGCCTGGGGCCCGCCGGCGACGCGTGGCTGACCCCCGAGGCCGCCGGCGCCCTCGCCTCCGTGCGCCACGTCGTCGGCTACGGGCCGTACGTCGACCGGGTCCCGGTGCGCCCCGGCCAGCAGCGGCACGCCAGCGGCAACACCGTCGAGCTGGACCGGTCGCGCCTGGCCCTCGACCTGGCGCTGGCCGGCGAATCGGTCGCCGTGGTCTCCGGCGGGGACGCCGGCGTGTTCGGCATGGCGGCCGCCGTGTTCGAGGCCGCCGCCGACCCCGCCTACAGCGCCGTCCCCGTCCGCGTGCTCCCCGGCGTGTCCGCGTTCCAGGCCGTGGCCGCGCGCGCCGGCGCCCCGATGGGCGGCGACTTCGCGGTGCTGAGCCTGTCCGACCGGCTCAAACCCTGGGAGGTCATCGAACGCCGGCTGCGCGCGGTGAGCGCCGCCGACATGGCGCTGGCGATCTACAACCCTGCGTCCCGCTCGCGCACCGGGCAGATCGCGCGCGCCCGCGCGGTGCTCGTCGACGAGCGCGGCGCGGCCACCCCCGTCGTGGTGGGCCGCTCGGTGGGCCGCGCCGGGGAGTCGCTGGAGGTCACGACGCTCGGGGAGCTCGATCCGGCCGCGATCGACATGCGCTGTCTGCTCATCGTGGGCTCGTCCGCCACCACGGTGACGCCGGGCGGCCGGGTGTGGACTGCGCGGTCGGTGCCTGCGGGCGACCGGCCGCGGCCCTGA
- a CDS encoding polysaccharide pyruvyl transferase family protein: MRTRWRARAARMLGGGPSGRVHYLVSPAGHPNYGDELIARTWLEHLARVRPDDEVVLDCHTPGQAALLLRGAHPRVTYVDTLWRMIGLAAENARPGPVWEWCAHAAVTLGAEPRIDEGVALLQRADTLHLLGGGYLNAVWPHHTALVTAMAALARRFGIRATATGQGLMPTAETAPWEALVDAARAFAVFDTRDRASFEALAGVPGASRTGDDAWLGVDCAVGAAPREPVPDAGVVLCLQSDLTEHFAGDGRTGADAVAHWARRVLDSWEVPGAAVTVVEGIPGKDRLVYERLGERLDGARFVPFRDLWHHGVPARAGQTWLSTRFHLHLVAAAAGAAGVAVATEPGYYEVKHRSLLDAGSRWTLVTDGDTLPARPTAGGFTPERRRAAVAAKTALAGRLYPPR; encoded by the coding sequence ATGCGCACACGGTGGCGGGCGCGGGCGGCCCGGATGCTCGGCGGCGGCCCGTCGGGGCGGGTCCACTACCTGGTCTCGCCCGCCGGGCACCCCAACTACGGGGACGAGCTCATCGCGCGCACGTGGCTCGAGCACCTGGCGCGCGTGCGCCCCGACGACGAGGTCGTGCTCGACTGCCACACCCCCGGCCAGGCCGCGCTGCTGCTGCGCGGCGCCCACCCGCGCGTGACCTACGTGGACACGTTGTGGCGGATGATCGGGCTCGCCGCCGAGAACGCGCGCCCGGGGCCGGTGTGGGAGTGGTGCGCGCACGCGGCGGTGACCCTGGGCGCCGAGCCGCGCATCGACGAGGGCGTGGCCCTGCTGCAGCGGGCCGACACGCTGCACCTGCTCGGCGGCGGCTATCTCAACGCGGTGTGGCCGCACCACACGGCGCTCGTCACGGCGATGGCGGCGCTGGCGCGGCGGTTCGGGATCCGGGCCACCGCGACGGGGCAGGGGCTCATGCCCACTGCGGAAACCGCCCCGTGGGAGGCGCTGGTGGACGCGGCCCGGGCGTTCGCGGTGTTCGACACGCGCGACCGCGCATCGTTCGAGGCGCTGGCCGGCGTGCCGGGGGCCTCGCGCACCGGCGACGACGCGTGGCTGGGGGTGGACTGTGCTGTTGGAGCAGCCCCGCGGGAACCGGTGCCGGACGCCGGGGTGGTGCTGTGTCTGCAGTCCGACCTGACCGAGCACTTCGCCGGCGACGGGCGGACGGGGGCGGATGCGGTGGCCCACTGGGCGCGGCGGGTGCTCGACTCCTGGGAGGTCCCGGGCGCGGCGGTCACCGTGGTCGAGGGCATCCCCGGCAAGGACCGTCTGGTGTACGAGCGGCTGGGTGAGCGACTCGACGGGGCGCGGTTCGTGCCGTTCCGGGACCTGTGGCACCACGGGGTGCCGGCGCGGGCGGGGCAGACGTGGCTGAGCACCCGGTTCCACCTGCACCTGGTGGCGGCCGCGGCCGGCGCCGCGGGCGTGGCGGTCGCGACCGAACCCGGGTACTACGAGGTCAAGCACCGCTCACTGCTGGACGCCGGCTCCCGCTGGACGCTGGTGACGGACGGCGACACGCTCCCGGCCCGGCCGACCGCCGGCGGATTCACCCCCGAGCGCCGGCGGGCCGCGGTGGCGGCGAAGACGGCGCTGGCGGGCCGGCTGTACCCGCCGCGGTAG
- a CDS encoding methyltransferase domain-containing protein, with amino-acid sequence MARPTRWFSETSDGHSQWYIERFRAMAAQGADLAGEARLIDAMVPRGARVLDAGCGPGRLGGELHTRGHEVVGVDVDPALIAAAEQDHPGPTWLVGDLSELDLPARGVTGEFDAAVMAGNVLCFVAPGSETDVLAAVGRHLKPEGVLVVGFGMGRTLTVEEFDEHVAAAGLRVRQRFGTWDLQPWTPASDFVVSMLHRGEA; translated from the coding sequence ATGGCACGACCCACCCGCTGGTTCAGCGAGACCTCCGACGGCCACTCGCAGTGGTACATCGAACGCTTCCGCGCCATGGCGGCCCAGGGCGCCGACCTCGCCGGCGAGGCGCGCCTGATCGACGCCATGGTGCCCCGTGGTGCCCGCGTCCTCGACGCCGGCTGCGGCCCGGGCCGCCTCGGCGGCGAGCTCCACACCCGAGGACACGAGGTGGTGGGGGTGGATGTGGACCCGGCGCTCATCGCGGCGGCCGAACAGGACCACCCGGGGCCCACGTGGCTCGTCGGCGACCTGTCCGAGCTGGACCTGCCCGCGCGCGGCGTCACCGGCGAGTTCGACGCGGCCGTCATGGCGGGCAACGTCCTCTGCTTCGTCGCCCCCGGCTCGGAGACGGACGTGCTCGCGGCGGTGGGCCGGCACCTGAAGCCCGAGGGCGTGCTCGTCGTCGGCTTCGGCATGGGCCGCACGCTCACGGTGGAGGAGTTCGACGAGCACGTGGCGGCGGCGGGGCTGCGTGTGCGGCAGCGGTTCGGCACCTGGGACCTGCAGCCGTGGACGCCGGCCTCGGACTTCGTCGTCAGCATGCTGCACCGCGGCGAGGCCTGA
- a CDS encoding cobalt-precorrin-4/precorrin-4 C(11)-methyltransferase: MTVHFVGAGPGAADLLTLRAVDLLRAAPVVLYAGTYLDDAVLAHCRDGAALIDTQGLDLDAIIGHLVDAHRRGLDAVRMCSGDPSVYSALTEQTRRLDAAGVPWDVTPGVPAYAAAAAALGAELTVPGEVQTVVLTRTRARSTPMPETESLQRVAGLRASLVLHLAITRVRELAAELTAEYGADCPAVVVAHASRPGQVVLRGTLATIAGMVEAEGLRRTAVIMVGRAMDRGAAAACGLDSHLYDPRRARG; this comes from the coding sequence ATGACAGTGCACTTCGTGGGGGCGGGCCCCGGCGCCGCCGACCTGCTCACCTTGCGGGCAGTGGACCTGCTGCGCGCCGCGCCCGTCGTGCTCTACGCGGGCACCTACCTGGACGACGCGGTGCTCGCGCACTGCCGCGACGGCGCCGCGCTCATCGACACCCAGGGCCTGGACCTGGACGCGATCATCGGCCACCTCGTCGACGCGCACCGGCGGGGACTCGACGCGGTGCGGATGTGCTCGGGCGACCCGTCGGTGTATTCGGCGCTCACCGAGCAGACCCGGCGGCTCGACGCGGCCGGCGTGCCCTGGGACGTCACCCCGGGGGTCCCCGCCTACGCCGCGGCCGCCGCTGCCCTGGGCGCCGAGCTCACGGTGCCCGGCGAGGTGCAGACGGTGGTGCTCACCCGCACCCGCGCGCGGTCCACCCCCATGCCGGAAACGGAATCCCTGCAGCGGGTGGCGGGCCTGCGGGCATCGTTGGTGCTGCACCTGGCGATCACGCGGGTGCGGGAGCTCGCCGCCGAGCTCACCGCCGAGTACGGCGCCGACTGCCCGGCCGTCGTCGTCGCCCACGCCTCGCGGCCGGGCCAGGTGGTGCTGCGCGGCACGCTCGCGACCATCGCCGGCATGGTCGAGGCCGAGGGGCTGCGCCGCACCGCCGTCATCATGGTCGGCCGGGCGATGGACCGGGGCGCGGCGGCCGCCTGCGGGCTGGACTCGCACCTGTACGACCCGCGGCGGGCGCGCGGCTGA
- the cbiE gene encoding precorrin-6y C5,15-methyltransferase (decarboxylating) subunit CbiE, producing the protein MGPESRVRVTVVGVGAGGWASVDPAGRGAVHRADVLLGGPRHLAMVPDAAAPAAIRETWPSPLLDGLDALLERHDGRNVVALASGDPMVSGIGSTLVRRLGPDAVRVLPAVSSAALARARMSWPAEGCAVVTLVGRGTDRLRRHLARGRRLIVLTGDADGPAAVARVLVDEGFGASAMTLLAELGGPAESRRDGTADGMLGVDGAALGLVCVECRGARGYSRAPGLPDDAFENDGQLSRRPIRAAAVSALAPRPGELLWDVGAGAGSVGIEWARGASGCRALAIERDAGRADAVRRNAARLGVPDLVTVVEGAAPDALAGLERPDAVFVGGGGSRPGVLEACWAAVPAGGRLVAHAVTLETQAVLAEWHRAHGGELLRYAVDVAGPIGAFTGWEPMRPVVQWCGVKPTAAESKQDPEEGDRS; encoded by the coding sequence ATGGGTCCGGAGTCGAGGGTGCGGGTGACGGTGGTGGGCGTCGGAGCGGGCGGCTGGGCGAGCGTCGATCCCGCGGGGCGCGGCGCCGTGCACCGCGCGGACGTGCTGCTGGGCGGGCCGCGCCACCTGGCGATGGTGCCGGACGCCGCAGCGCCCGCCGCGATCCGCGAAACCTGGCCGTCGCCGCTGCTCGACGGGCTGGACGCGCTGCTCGAGCGGCACGACGGCAGGAACGTCGTCGCGCTCGCATCGGGTGACCCGATGGTCTCCGGCATCGGGTCCACGCTGGTGCGCCGGCTGGGGCCGGATGCGGTGCGCGTGCTCCCGGCGGTGTCGTCGGCGGCGCTGGCCCGCGCGCGGATGAGCTGGCCGGCCGAGGGCTGCGCGGTCGTGACGCTGGTGGGCCGCGGCACGGACCGCCTGCGCCGGCACCTGGCGCGTGGGCGGCGGCTGATCGTGCTCACAGGGGACGCCGACGGCCCTGCGGCCGTGGCCCGGGTGCTCGTCGACGAGGGCTTCGGCGCGTCGGCCATGACGCTGCTGGCGGAGCTGGGCGGGCCGGCGGAATCGCGGCGCGACGGTACCGCGGACGGCATGCTCGGCGTCGACGGTGCCGCGCTGGGGCTGGTGTGCGTCGAATGCCGTGGCGCGCGGGGATATTCGCGTGCCCCCGGGCTGCCCGACGACGCCTTCGAGAACGACGGGCAGCTGAGCCGCCGGCCGATCCGCGCCGCCGCGGTGAGCGCCCTCGCCCCGCGGCCCGGGGAGCTGCTGTGGGACGTAGGGGCGGGGGCCGGGTCGGTGGGCATCGAGTGGGCGCGCGGAGCCTCCGGGTGCCGGGCCCTCGCCATCGAGCGCGACGCGGGCCGGGCGGATGCGGTCCGCCGCAACGCCGCGCGACTGGGAGTGCCGGATCTTGTCACCGTCGTGGAGGGCGCCGCCCCGGACGCGCTCGCGGGCCTGGAGCGGCCCGACGCGGTCTTCGTCGGCGGCGGCGGCAGCCGTCCCGGGGTCCTCGAGGCGTGCTGGGCGGCGGTGCCGGCGGGCGGGCGATTGGTCGCGCACGCGGTGACCCTGGAGACGCAGGCCGTACTGGCCGAGTGGCACCGCGCGCACGGCGGTGAACTGCTTCGGTACGCGGTGGACGTGGCCGGTCCCATCGGCGCGTTCACCGGGTGGGAGCCGATGCGCCCGGTGGTGCAGTGGTGCGGCGTGAAACCAACGGCGGCGGAATCGAAGCAGGATCCGGAGGAAGGGGACCGGTCATGA